From the Streptomyces syringium genome, one window contains:
- a CDS encoding citrate synthase, which produces MSDNSVVVRYGDGEYTYPVVDSTVGDKGFDIGKLRAQSGLVTLDSGYGNTAAYKSAITYLDGEQGILRYRGYPIEQLAERSSFLETAFLLINGELPTVDEMAAFQGEITQHTLLHEDVKRFYDGFPRDAHPMAMLSSVVSALSTFYQDSHNPFDEQQRHLSTIRLLAKLPTIAAYAYKKSIGHPVVYPRNDLGYVENFLRMTFSVPAAEYDLDPVVVNALDKLLILHADHEQNCSTSTVRLVGSSQANMFASISAGISALWGPLHGGANQSVLEMLESIKANGGDVDSFIRKVKNKEDGVRLMGFGHRVYKSFDPRAKIIKAAAHDVLSALGKSDELLDIALKLEEHALSDDYFVSRNLYPNVDFYTGLIYRAMGFPTEMFTVLFALGRLPGWIAQWHEMIKEPGSRIGRPRQIYTGVVERDFIPVEQR; this is translated from the coding sequence GTGAGCGACAACTCTGTAGTAGTGCGGTACGGGGACGGCGAATACACCTACCCGGTGGTCGACAGCACTGTCGGCGACAAGGGCTTCGATATCGGCAAGCTCCGCGCCCAGTCCGGTCTGGTGACCCTGGACTCCGGTTACGGCAACACCGCCGCCTACAAATCCGCGATCACCTACCTCGACGGTGAGCAGGGCATCCTGCGCTACCGCGGTTACCCGATCGAGCAGCTCGCCGAGCGCAGCTCGTTCCTCGAGACGGCGTTCCTGCTGATCAACGGCGAACTGCCGACCGTCGACGAGATGGCGGCGTTCCAGGGTGAGATCACCCAGCACACGCTGCTGCACGAGGACGTCAAGCGGTTCTACGACGGCTTCCCGCGCGACGCCCACCCGATGGCGATGCTGTCGTCCGTCGTCAGCGCGCTGTCGACGTTCTACCAGGACAGCCACAACCCCTTCGACGAGCAGCAGCGCCACCTGTCGACGATCCGACTGCTGGCCAAGCTCCCGACGATCGCCGCGTACGCGTACAAGAAGTCGATCGGCCACCCGGTCGTCTACCCGCGCAACGACCTCGGTTACGTCGAGAACTTCCTGCGCATGACCTTCTCGGTGCCCGCCGCCGAGTACGACCTGGACCCGGTCGTCGTCAACGCGCTCGACAAGCTGCTGATCCTGCACGCCGACCACGAGCAGAACTGCTCCACGTCGACCGTGCGCCTGGTCGGCTCCTCGCAGGCGAACATGTTCGCCTCGATCTCCGCCGGCATCAGCGCCCTGTGGGGCCCGCTGCACGGTGGCGCCAACCAGTCGGTCCTGGAGATGCTCGAGAGCATCAAGGCCAACGGCGGCGATGTCGACTCCTTCATCCGCAAGGTGAAGAACAAGGAGGACGGCGTCCGCCTGATGGGCTTCGGCCACCGGGTGTACAAGTCCTTCGACCCGCGCGCGAAGATCATCAAGGCTGCCGCGCACGATGTCCTCTCGGCGCTCGGCAAGTCCGACGAGCTGCTGGACATCGCGCTCAAGCTGGAGGAGCACGCGCTCTCCGACGACTACTTCGTCTCGCGCAACCTCTACCCCAACGTGGACTTCTACACCGGTCTGATCTACCGGGCGATGGGCTTCCCCACCGAGATGTTCACCGTGCTCTTCGCGCTCGGCCGGCTGCCCGGCTGGATCGCCCAGTGGCACGAGATGATCAAGGAGCCGGGTTCCCGCATCGGCCGCCCGCGCCAGATCTACACCGGTGTCGTCGAGCGCGACTTCATCCCGGTCGAGCAGCGCTGA
- a CDS encoding heavy-metal-associated domain-containing protein, whose translation MTAGTNTASTTVYRVTGMTCGHCESAVTSELTALPGVTSVQAVAATGQVTVTATTPLDDEAVRAAVDEAGYELTGRV comes from the coding sequence ATGACCGCTGGGACGAACACCGCCTCCACCACCGTCTACCGCGTGACCGGCATGACCTGCGGCCACTGCGAGTCCGCCGTGACCAGCGAACTCACCGCGCTCCCGGGCGTCACATCGGTGCAGGCCGTCGCAGCCACCGGCCAGGTCACCGTCACCGCCACCACCCCGCTGGACGACGAGGCCGTCCGCGCCGCCGTCGACGAGGCCGGTTACGAACTGACCGGCCGCGTCTGA
- a CDS encoding helix-turn-helix transcriptional regulator: MTDRRLWSYKEIAAHIGVQTDTVRSYRKHGLLPAPDLTEGGKPYWFADTIRAWVARRPGNRSRRGSKD, translated from the coding sequence ATGACCGACCGTCGGCTCTGGTCCTACAAGGAAATCGCGGCACACATCGGGGTGCAGACCGACACCGTGCGGTCCTACCGCAAGCACGGACTGCTCCCCGCACCCGACCTCACCGAGGGCGGCAAGCCCTACTGGTTCGCGGACACCATCCGCGCCTGGGTCGCCCGGCGGCCCGGCAACCGCTCCCGGCGCGGATCGAAGGACTGA
- a CDS encoding sugar phosphate isomerase/epimerase family protein produces MSDPGPPAAPAGFSLNQQTVRQWSLPELAAGCAAAGVRHVGLWREPVREYGAPAVARLVRDAGLTVTSLCRGGFLTAADPAGRAAALADNRAAVEEAAVLGTDTLVLVSGGLPPGSRDLAGARERIADALAELGPFAAGHGVRLAIEPLHPMYAADRCVVSTLGQALDLAERFPARQVGVVVDTYHLWWDDTVAAQLVRAGESGRIAAFQLADWVTPLPEGALLGRGQLGDGCVDLRWFRERVAAAGYTGATEVEIFNPALWAREGAEVLAEVLDRYRDHVL; encoded by the coding sequence GTGAGCGACCCCGGCCCTCCCGCCGCTCCGGCGGGGTTCAGCCTCAACCAGCAGACCGTGCGGCAGTGGTCGCTCCCCGAGCTGGCGGCGGGCTGCGCGGCCGCCGGAGTGCGGCACGTGGGGCTGTGGCGCGAACCGGTCCGGGAGTACGGCGCCCCGGCCGTCGCCCGGCTCGTGCGGGACGCCGGACTGACCGTCACCAGCCTGTGCCGGGGTGGTTTCCTGACCGCCGCCGACCCCGCCGGGCGGGCCGCGGCCCTCGCCGACAACCGGGCGGCGGTGGAGGAGGCCGCCGTGCTCGGCACCGACACCCTCGTGCTGGTCTCGGGCGGTCTGCCGCCGGGCAGCCGGGACCTGGCCGGGGCCCGCGAGCGGATCGCCGACGCGCTGGCCGAGCTGGGCCCGTTCGCGGCCGGGCACGGAGTGCGGCTCGCGATCGAACCGCTGCACCCCATGTACGCCGCCGACCGGTGTGTGGTCTCGACGCTGGGTCAGGCCCTGGACCTCGCCGAGCGGTTCCCCGCCCGGCAGGTCGGGGTCGTGGTGGACACCTACCACCTGTGGTGGGACGACACGGTGGCCGCACAGCTCGTACGGGCGGGGGAGAGCGGCCGGATCGCCGCGTTCCAGCTCGCCGACTGGGTCACCCCGCTGCCCGAAGGGGCCCTGCTGGGGCGGGGGCAACTGGGGGACGGGTGCGTGGATCTGCGCTGGTTCCGCGAACGGGTGGCCGCCGCCGGATACACGGGGGCCACCGAGGTCGAGATCTTCAACCCCGCCCTCTGGGCGCGCGAGGGGGCCGAGGTCCTCGCGGAAGTGCTGGACCGGTACCGGGATCATGTGCTCTGA
- the recD2 gene encoding SF1B family DNA helicase RecD2, which yields MVQLAVVEGVLERITYANEESGYTVARVDTGRGGGDLLTVVGSLLGAQPGESLRLEGRWGSHPQYGRQFTVENYTTVLPATIQGIRRYLGSGLIKGIGPRIADRIVSHFGTDTLEIIEEDPKRLIEVPGLGPKRTKSIGAAWEEQKAIKEVMVFLQGVGVSTSIAVRIYKKYGDASISVVRNQPYRLAADVWGIGFLTADRIAQSVGIPHDSPERVKAGLQYALSQSTDQGHCYLPEERLIADAVKLLQVDTGLVIDCLAELAADEEGVVREQVPGPEGGAPVTAVYLVPFHRAELSLAGQLARLLRAGEDRLAVFRGVEWDKALAWLADRTGAELAPEQQQAVRLALSEKVAVLTGGPGCGKSFTVRSVVELARAKKAKVVLAAPTGRAAKRLSELTGAEASTVHRLLELKPGGDAAYDRDRPLDADLVVVDEASMLDLLLANKLVKAVPPGAHLLLVGDVDQLPSVGAGEVLRDLLAPGGPVPAVRLTRIFRQAQQSGVVTNAHRINSGVPPITQGMADFFLFPEEDTEEAGRLTVDVAARRIPAKFGLDPRRDIQVLAPMHRGPAGAGTLNGLLQQAITPARPDLPERRFGGRVFRVGDKVTQIRNNYEKGQNGVFNGTVGVVTALDADEQRLTVRTDEDEEVGYDFDELDELAHAYAVTIHRSQGSEYPAVVIPVTTGAWMMLQRNLLYTAVTRAKRLVVLVGSRKALGQAVRTMSAGKRCTALDHRLGGGVRLG from the coding sequence ATGGTGCAACTGGCAGTGGTCGAAGGGGTCCTCGAGCGGATCACCTACGCCAATGAGGAGAGCGGTTACACGGTCGCCCGGGTCGACACCGGCCGGGGCGGCGGCGATCTCCTCACCGTCGTGGGCTCCCTGCTCGGCGCCCAGCCGGGGGAGTCGCTGCGCCTGGAGGGCCGTTGGGGCTCCCACCCGCAGTACGGACGGCAGTTCACCGTGGAGAACTACACGACGGTGCTGCCCGCCACGATCCAGGGCATCCGCCGCTATCTGGGCTCCGGCCTCATCAAGGGCATCGGCCCGCGCATCGCCGACCGCATCGTCAGTCACTTCGGCACCGACACCCTGGAGATCATCGAGGAGGATCCCAAGCGCCTCATCGAGGTCCCCGGGCTCGGGCCCAAGCGCACCAAGTCGATCGGTGCCGCATGGGAGGAGCAGAAGGCCATCAAGGAGGTCATGGTCTTCCTCCAGGGCGTCGGCGTCTCCACCTCCATCGCCGTGCGCATCTACAAGAAGTACGGCGACGCGTCGATCTCCGTCGTCCGTAACCAGCCCTACCGCCTGGCCGCGGACGTGTGGGGGATCGGCTTCCTGACCGCCGACCGCATCGCCCAGTCCGTCGGCATCCCGCACGACAGCCCCGAGCGGGTCAAGGCCGGCCTGCAGTACGCCCTGTCCCAGTCCACCGACCAGGGCCACTGCTACCTCCCCGAGGAGCGGCTGATCGCGGACGCGGTGAAGCTGCTCCAGGTCGACACCGGGCTCGTCATCGACTGTCTCGCCGAACTCGCCGCCGACGAGGAGGGCGTGGTCCGCGAGCAGGTCCCCGGCCCCGAGGGCGGAGCGCCCGTCACCGCCGTCTACCTCGTCCCGTTCCACCGCGCCGAGCTGTCGCTGGCCGGGCAGCTGGCCCGGCTGCTGCGGGCCGGGGAGGACCGGCTCGCCGTCTTCCGGGGCGTCGAGTGGGACAAGGCCCTGGCCTGGCTCGCCGACCGCACGGGTGCCGAACTGGCCCCGGAGCAGCAGCAGGCGGTCCGGCTGGCGTTGTCGGAGAAGGTCGCGGTCCTCACCGGCGGCCCGGGCTGCGGCAAGTCCTTCACCGTGCGGTCCGTGGTCGAGCTGGCCCGTGCCAAGAAGGCCAAGGTGGTGCTCGCCGCCCCCACCGGGCGGGCTGCCAAGCGGCTGTCCGAGCTGACCGGCGCCGAGGCCTCCACCGTGCACCGGCTGCTGGAGCTCAAGCCCGGCGGCGACGCCGCCTACGACCGCGACCGGCCGCTGGACGCCGATCTGGTGGTGGTCGACGAGGCGTCCATGCTGGATCTCCTCCTTGCCAACAAGCTGGTCAAGGCCGTGCCGCCGGGCGCCCATCTGCTGCTCGTCGGCGACGTCGACCAACTGCCCTCGGTCGGCGCCGGCGAGGTGCTCCGCGACCTCCTCGCCCCGGGCGGGCCCGTCCCCGCGGTCCGGCTCACCCGCATCTTCCGGCAGGCCCAGCAGTCGGGTGTGGTGACCAATGCGCATCGCATCAACTCGGGGGTACCGCCCATCACCCAGGGGATGGCGGACTTCTTCCTCTTCCCCGAGGAGGACACCGAGGAGGCCGGCCGGCTCACCGTCGATGTGGCGGCCCGGCGGATCCCCGCGAAGTTCGGCCTCGACCCCCGGCGCGACATCCAGGTGCTGGCCCCGATGCACCGCGGCCCGGCCGGTGCCGGCACGCTCAACGGCCTGCTCCAGCAGGCCATTACGCCCGCCCGCCCCGATCTGCCCGAGCGGCGCTTCGGCGGCCGGGTCTTCCGCGTAGGCGACAAGGTCACCCAGATTCGCAACAACTACGAAAAGGGACAGAACGGCGTCTTCAACGGCACGGTCGGTGTGGTCACCGCGCTCGACGCCGACGAACAGCGCCTGACCGTGCGCACCGACGAGGACGAGGAGGTCGGCTACGACTTCGACGAGCTCGACGAACTCGCCCACGCCTACGCGGTGACCATCCACCGCTCGCAGGGCAGCGAGTACCCCGCGGTGGTGATCCCGGTCACCACCGGTGCCTGGATGATGCTCCAGCGTAATCTGCTCTATACCGCCGTGACCCGGGCAAAGCGGCTGGTGGTGCTGGTGGGCTCGCGGAAGGCGCTCGGGCAGGCGGTGCGCACGATGTCGGCCGGAAAGCGCTGTACAGCGCTTGATCATCGGCTCGGAGGTGGCGTTCGTCTCGGTTGA
- a CDS encoding heavy metal translocating P-type ATPase, whose amino-acid sequence MTSTTSTRTTPPTAEVELTVGGMTCASCAARVEKKLNRMDGVEATVNFATERARVAFGPGVEIADLIATVEKTGYTAEVPRPPEPEAAEAEHGDGGGEAGGLRQRLAVSLALSVPVVLMAMVPALQFDKWQWLSLTLAAPVVVWGGLPFHRAAWTNARHGTATMDTLVSIGTLAAFGWSLWALFLGTAGMPGMRHGFDLTVSRTDGSSAIYLEAAAGVTTFILAGRFLEARSKRKAGAALRALLELGAKDVSVLRDGREQRIPVSRLAVGDRFVVRPGETIATDGTVTEGASAVDVSMLTGESLPVDVTVGDAVTGATVNASGRLVVEAVRVGSDTQLARMARLVEDAQNGKAEVQRLADRVSGVFVPVVLLIALGTLAGWLLATSDATAAFTAAVAVLIIACPCALGLATPTALMVGTGRGAQLGILIKGPEVLESTRRVDTVVLDKTGTVTTGRMGLHDVIAAPGVDEDELLRYAGALEHASEHPIARAVAEAAIGRTGALPTPEQFENVAGLGVRGVVDGHEVLVGREPLLTRRGIELPAELARAVSAAQTAGRTAVLVAWDGRARGVLAVADTVKATSARAVAELRALGLTPVLLTGDNKAVAEAVAAEVGIDEVIAEVMPQDKVDVVRRLRAEGRTVAMVGDGVNDAAALATADLGLAMGTGTDAAIEAGDLTLVRGDLRVAADAIRLARRTLATIKGNLFWAFGYNVAALPLAAAGLLNPMIAGAAMAFSSVFVVTNSLRLRRFT is encoded by the coding sequence ATGACCAGCACGACATCCACCCGGACGACGCCGCCCACCGCCGAGGTGGAACTCACCGTCGGCGGCATGACCTGCGCGTCGTGTGCCGCCCGCGTGGAGAAGAAGCTCAACCGGATGGACGGCGTCGAGGCCACCGTCAACTTCGCCACCGAGCGGGCGCGCGTCGCCTTCGGCCCCGGGGTGGAGATCGCCGACCTCATCGCGACCGTCGAGAAGACGGGCTACACCGCCGAGGTGCCCCGCCCGCCGGAGCCGGAGGCCGCGGAGGCGGAGCACGGTGACGGCGGCGGGGAGGCGGGCGGGCTGCGGCAGCGGCTGGCCGTCTCGCTGGCCCTGTCCGTCCCCGTCGTCCTGATGGCGATGGTCCCCGCGCTGCAGTTCGACAAGTGGCAGTGGCTGTCGCTGACGCTGGCCGCCCCCGTCGTGGTCTGGGGCGGGCTGCCCTTCCACCGGGCGGCCTGGACCAACGCCCGGCACGGCACGGCCACCATGGACACGCTCGTCTCCATCGGCACCCTGGCCGCCTTCGGCTGGTCACTGTGGGCCCTGTTCCTCGGCACGGCGGGCATGCCGGGCATGCGGCACGGCTTCGACCTGACCGTCTCGCGGACGGACGGCTCGTCGGCGATCTATCTGGAGGCGGCGGCCGGGGTGACCACGTTCATCCTCGCCGGGCGTTTCCTGGAGGCGCGCTCGAAGCGGAAGGCGGGGGCCGCGCTGCGGGCGCTGCTGGAGCTGGGCGCCAAGGACGTGAGCGTGCTGCGCGACGGGCGCGAGCAGCGGATTCCCGTCTCCCGGCTGGCGGTCGGCGACCGGTTCGTCGTACGGCCCGGGGAGACGATCGCGACCGACGGCACGGTCACCGAGGGCGCCTCGGCGGTCGACGTCTCGATGCTCACCGGCGAGTCCCTGCCCGTGGACGTCACCGTCGGCGACGCGGTGACCGGCGCGACCGTGAACGCCTCCGGGCGCCTCGTCGTCGAGGCCGTCCGGGTCGGCTCGGACACCCAGCTCGCGCGGATGGCCAGGCTCGTCGAGGACGCGCAGAACGGGAAGGCCGAGGTGCAGCGCCTCGCCGACCGCGTCTCCGGCGTCTTCGTCCCCGTCGTACTGCTGATCGCGCTCGGCACGCTGGCCGGCTGGCTGCTGGCCACCTCCGACGCCACCGCGGCCTTCACCGCCGCCGTAGCCGTACTGATCATCGCCTGCCCCTGTGCCCTGGGCCTCGCCACCCCGACGGCCCTGATGGTCGGCACCGGCCGGGGCGCGCAGCTCGGCATCCTCATCAAGGGACCGGAGGTGCTGGAGTCCACCCGCCGCGTCGACACGGTCGTCCTGGACAAGACCGGCACGGTCACCACCGGCCGCATGGGCCTGCACGACGTGATCGCGGCACCCGGCGTGGACGAGGACGAGCTGCTCCGGTACGCCGGGGCGCTGGAGCACGCCTCCGAGCACCCGATCGCGCGGGCCGTGGCGGAGGCCGCCATCGGGCGGACCGGCGCGCTGCCGACGCCGGAGCAGTTCGAGAACGTGGCGGGCCTCGGCGTGCGGGGTGTCGTCGACGGCCACGAGGTGCTGGTCGGCCGTGAGCCGCTGCTCACCCGGCGGGGGATCGAACTGCCCGCCGAGCTGGCGCGGGCGGTGTCCGCGGCGCAGACGGCGGGCCGCACGGCGGTGCTGGTCGCCTGGGACGGGCGGGCACGCGGTGTCCTCGCCGTCGCGGACACGGTCAAGGCCACCAGCGCCCGGGCCGTGGCGGAGCTGCGGGCACTGGGACTGACGCCGGTGCTCCTGACGGGCGACAACAAGGCGGTCGCCGAGGCGGTGGCGGCCGAGGTCGGCATCGACGAGGTGATCGCCGAGGTCATGCCGCAGGACAAGGTCGACGTGGTCCGGCGGCTCCGGGCCGAGGGCCGTACGGTCGCGATGGTGGGCGACGGCGTCAACGACGCGGCCGCTCTGGCCACGGCCGATCTGGGCCTGGCGATGGGGACGGGCACGGACGCCGCCATCGAGGCGGGCGACCTCACGCTCGTCCGGGGCGATCTGCGGGTGGCGGCGGACGCGATCCGGCTCGCGCGCCGGACGCTCGCGACCATCAAGGGCAACCTCTTCTGGGCCTTCGGCTACAACGTCGCCGCGCTGCCGCTGGCCGCGGCCGGACTGCTGAACCCGATGATCGCGGGCGCGGCGATGGCCTTCTCGTCGGTGTTCGTGGTGACGAACAGCCTGCGCCTGCGGCGCTTCACCTAG
- a CDS encoding Gfo/Idh/MocA family protein — translation MRIGLLGAGRIGTFHATTLTHTDGVDTLVIADADPARAAALAERVGARAATTAEAALADADAVVITAATAAHADLITEAARKGLPTFCEKPVALDLDRTARALREVESAGTLLQMGFQRRFDAGFRAAREALRAGRLGRVHTIRAVTSDAAPPPAEFLPLSGGLIRDCLVHDFDTVRWLTGREVAEVYARGTDNGAAFFRAAGDVDTAAVLLTLDDGTLVTATATRYNGAGYDVRMELSGERDQWVVGLDDRTPMTSAEPGGPRAPVRPWGGFLERFDAAYRAELAAFVRAARGEVPNPCSGGEGLRALVVAEACELSRREGRPVRPAEVAERSGVPFP, via the coding sequence TTGCGGATCGGACTCCTGGGAGCTGGCCGCATCGGCACGTTCCACGCCACCACCCTCACGCACACCGACGGCGTCGACACCCTCGTCATCGCCGACGCCGACCCGGCGCGAGCCGCCGCGCTCGCAGAGCGCGTCGGGGCGCGGGCGGCAACCACGGCGGAAGCCGCACTCGCGGACGCGGATGCCGTAGTGATCACCGCAGCGACCGCCGCACACGCCGACCTCATCACCGAAGCGGCACGCAAAGGTCTGCCCACGTTCTGCGAGAAACCGGTCGCGCTCGACCTCGACCGCACGGCCCGTGCGCTGCGCGAGGTCGAGTCGGCGGGGACGCTGTTGCAGATGGGGTTCCAGCGGCGCTTCGACGCCGGGTTCCGGGCCGCTCGGGAGGCGTTGCGGGCGGGGCGGCTGGGTCGGGTGCACACCATCCGGGCCGTCACCTCGGACGCGGCGCCACCACCGGCGGAGTTCCTGCCGCTGTCCGGCGGGCTGATCCGTGACTGTCTGGTCCATGACTTCGACACCGTCCGCTGGCTGACGGGCCGTGAGGTGGCGGAGGTCTACGCCCGGGGCACGGACAACGGCGCCGCGTTCTTCCGCGCGGCCGGTGACGTGGACACCGCTGCCGTCCTGCTCACCCTGGACGACGGCACGCTCGTCACCGCGACAGCGACCCGGTACAACGGCGCGGGGTACGACGTGCGGATGGAGCTGTCCGGCGAGCGCGACCAATGGGTGGTCGGGCTGGACGACCGTACGCCCATGACATCGGCCGAGCCGGGCGGGCCGAGGGCGCCCGTACGGCCGTGGGGCGGCTTCCTGGAGCGGTTCGACGCCGCGTACCGCGCCGAGCTGGCCGCCTTCGTACGGGCCGCGCGGGGCGAGGTGCCCAATCCCTGTTCCGGTGGGGAGGGGCTGCGTGCGCTGGTCGTCGCGGAGGCGTGCGAGCTGTCCCGGCGGGAGGGCCGGCCCGTGCGGCCGGCGGAGGTGGCCGAACGGTCGGGGGTCCCCTTCCCCTGA
- a CDS encoding Gfo/Idh/MocA family protein, which yields MTHRSAGAAGGKAGGGARTARTIRIAMNGVTGRMGHHQHLVRSVLALREQGGIDLGDGTALWPEPVLVGRNEGRLRALAERYGVPEWSTDLDAVLADPTVDVYFDAQITAAREAALRKAIAAGKHVYCEKPTSLDVGGALDLYQRARRAGVKHGVVQDKLFLPGLRKLKRLVDGGFFGRVLSVRGEFGYWVFEGDWQPAQRPSWNYREADDGGITADMFPHWEYVLRELFGPVRSVQAHLATHIPRRWDERGRPYEATADDAVYAILELDGGVVAQLNSSWAVRVHRDELLEFQVDGTEGSAVAGLRSCRVQHRSVTPRPVWNPDQPVTGDFRAQWQEVPDNGDDGPGTNAFKAQWELFLRHVVLDEPWRFDLLAGARGVELGLLARMSAADGRRMDVGEPGR from the coding sequence ATGACGCACAGATCGGCCGGAGCAGCCGGGGGCAAGGCCGGCGGTGGTGCCAGGACCGCCAGGACGATACGCATCGCGATGAACGGCGTGACCGGCCGCATGGGCCACCACCAGCATCTCGTGCGCTCCGTTCTCGCCCTGCGCGAGCAGGGCGGCATCGACCTCGGGGACGGCACCGCGCTGTGGCCCGAGCCCGTCCTCGTCGGGCGGAACGAGGGCCGGCTGCGGGCGCTCGCCGAGCGGTACGGCGTCCCGGAGTGGTCCACCGACCTCGACGCCGTCCTCGCCGACCCCACCGTCGACGTCTATTTCGACGCCCAGATCACCGCCGCCCGCGAGGCCGCGCTGCGCAAGGCCATCGCCGCGGGCAAGCACGTGTACTGCGAGAAACCGACCTCCCTCGACGTCGGCGGCGCCCTCGACCTCTACCAGCGCGCCCGGCGGGCGGGCGTCAAGCACGGCGTCGTCCAGGACAAGCTGTTCCTGCCGGGGCTGCGCAAGCTCAAACGGCTCGTCGACGGCGGGTTCTTCGGCCGGGTGCTGTCCGTGCGCGGCGAGTTCGGCTACTGGGTCTTCGAAGGCGACTGGCAGCCCGCCCAGCGGCCCTCGTGGAACTACCGCGAGGCGGACGACGGCGGCATCACCGCCGACATGTTCCCGCACTGGGAGTACGTCCTGCGCGAACTCTTCGGGCCCGTCCGGTCCGTGCAGGCGCACCTGGCCACCCACATCCCCCGCCGCTGGGACGAGCGCGGCCGGCCCTACGAGGCGACGGCCGACGACGCGGTCTACGCGATCCTCGAACTGGACGGCGGCGTGGTCGCCCAGCTCAACTCCTCCTGGGCGGTGCGGGTGCACCGTGACGAGCTGCTGGAGTTCCAGGTCGACGGCACCGAGGGCTCGGCCGTCGCCGGGCTGCGGTCCTGCCGGGTCCAGCACCGGTCGGTCACCCCGAGGCCCGTCTGGAACCCCGACCAGCCGGTCACGGGAGACTTCCGGGCGCAGTGGCAGGAGGTCCCGGACAACGGGGACGACGGGCCCGGGACCAATGCCTTCAAGGCGCAGTGGGAGCTGTTCCTGCGGCATGTGGTCCTCGACGAGCCCTGGCGCTTCGACCTTCTCGCCGGTGCCCGGGGCGTGGAACTGGGCCTGCTGGCCCGGATGTCCGCCGCCGACGGCCGCCGGATGGACGTCGGGGAGCCGGGGCGGTGA
- a CDS encoding dihydrodipicolinate synthase family protein, whose amino-acid sequence MIRLPDASGALRPYTPREAPPAPPGGPPPASRAVLAAAHVVADPFGNTTGQGPADLDWEATLAFRRHLWAHGLGVAEAMDTAQRGMGLDARAAAELVRRSAVEAKAVGGHLVCGAGTDQLTPPYGTPADVCAAYEQQLAHIEGHGATAVVMASRALAAVATEADHYREVYGRLLRQTAGPVILHWLGPMFDPALEGYWGSTDLDTATDTFLDIVTDRPDKVDGVKVSLLDADRERALRRRLPAGVRCYTGDDFHYPELIEGDAHGHSDALLGVFDPLAPLAAHATRLLDTGDRQGFRAVLDPTVTLARHLFEPPTRYYKTGVVLLAWLAGHQGAFAMAGGLHSARSLPHLARAYELADGLGLFPDPGRAEERMARLLAVHGVER is encoded by the coding sequence GTGATCCGGCTGCCGGACGCCTCCGGTGCCCTGCGTCCGTACACGCCCCGGGAAGCGCCCCCGGCGCCCCCCGGCGGCCCGCCCCCGGCGTCCCGTGCCGTCCTGGCCGCCGCCCACGTCGTCGCCGACCCCTTCGGCAACACCACCGGTCAGGGCCCCGCCGACCTCGACTGGGAGGCCACCCTCGCCTTCCGCCGCCATCTGTGGGCGCACGGTCTCGGAGTCGCCGAGGCCATGGACACCGCCCAGCGCGGCATGGGCCTCGACGCCCGGGCCGCCGCGGAACTCGTCCGGCGCTCGGCCGTCGAGGCGAAGGCCGTCGGCGGCCATCTCGTCTGCGGGGCGGGGACCGATCAGCTGACACCCCCGTACGGCACCCCGGCCGATGTCTGCGCCGCCTACGAGCAGCAGCTCGCCCACATCGAGGGGCACGGCGCCACGGCCGTGGTGATGGCCTCCCGGGCCCTCGCGGCCGTCGCCACCGAAGCCGACCACTACCGGGAGGTTTACGGGCGGCTGCTGCGCCAAACGGCCGGACCCGTCATCCTCCACTGGCTCGGCCCCATGTTCGACCCTGCCCTGGAGGGCTACTGGGGCAGCACCGACCTGGACACCGCGACCGACACCTTCCTCGACATCGTCACCGACCGGCCGGACAAGGTCGACGGCGTCAAGGTGTCCCTGCTCGACGCCGACCGGGAACGCGCGCTGCGCCGCCGTCTCCCCGCCGGGGTGCGCTGCTACACCGGCGACGACTTCCACTACCCCGAGCTCATCGAGGGCGACGCCCACGGCCACAGCGACGCCCTCCTCGGCGTCTTCGACCCGCTGGCGCCCCTCGCGGCCCACGCGACGCGGCTGCTGGACACCGGGGACCGGCAGGGCTTCCGCGCCGTCCTGGACCCCACCGTCACCCTCGCCCGGCACCTCTTCGAGCCGCCCACCCGGTACTACAAGACGGGCGTCGTCCTGCTGGCCTGGCTGGCCGGTCACCAGGGCGCCTTCGCGATGGCGGGCGGGCTGCACTCCGCCCGCTCCCTGCCGCACCTCGCACGCGCCTACGAACTGGCCGACGGTCTCGGGCTGTTCCCCGACCCGGGGCGTGCCGAGGAGCGGATGGCGCGGCTGCTGGCGGTGCACGGGGTGGAGCGGTGA